Genomic window (Rosa chinensis cultivar Old Blush chromosome 6, RchiOBHm-V2, whole genome shotgun sequence):
TTTCATGTTGAAATCATTATCTTCAGAAATTCATTGAAATCGAGGACTCCATTCCATTTCCGTCAAGATCAAAGACACCGACCATGGATACACACTCATCATAGGATTTGGCATCTCCTAGTCGATTGAACATGTTTTGCAATCCTTTTGGTGTTATGCATCCGCAACCTTTATCAACTTCAAACATCTCAAAAGCGTTCTTTAGATCGTCATTTTCATTGTTATCAATATCCTCTCGCCTCATCAATTTGACGAAGTCATCAAACTCCAACAAGTTATCACCATCATTGTCCAATTCTTTTATCACACTTCGAGCCTCATGAGTGGACATGGGTTCCCCAATTGACATGAAGTAAGCTTGAAGTTCGTCGCCTGAGATCTTACCGTCTTTGTTGGTGTCAAAATGACCAAAAACTTTTGCAAGCTCCTCATTTCTTGAGACAAAGTTGTAACTTTGAGTAGGAAGAGATGAAGATAAAGGGGGGCTATGGCTTTTGGGTTTTGAACCAAGGAAAGAGAGGTTTAGCTTAAACATACTCTTAGCAGTGAAAAACCATTTGTAGGGCTTTGAGCCATTTTCCTTGATCTTCATTTCTAAACAGAAGAAACAAAGGTTGATAATTAATCAGTATATCTCTTGCAGCTCACCAGTGCCTACGTTGACGTTATATATAAATCTGCATGCCACATGAAAGTGCAGCGTAGTTTCTGTCGGAGGTGCGCAATTGATCGAAACTCGAAAACATTGAAGTTAGTACACTTGCATCGGAATTTACAGGAATTTTCATTGTAATGACTCCTTGTGCAACTGAAGAGGTATCAAGCTGCAGCATAGgtcaaaaactgaaaaataaTGAGCATTCCAACCGTCTTTATTATTTTTCGCCGTTGGAGATCTAAATCCAAAAACAGTTGACTACAGAATCAAGTCATCAACTAGCCAGAGCCGAGTCTGTAACTAGGTTTAGTGGGCCGGGTCAAATCTGTGTTGTATTCCCCATGGGCCACGGCAATCTAGTGAAATGGGCCTTTCTTCTCCTTCGAAAATGAGAAACCCAGTCTTGTCTGAGCTCAGTGTTGCAGTGACTCGGAAACTTTCACAGTTCACAGTTGAGCTCCATCTCCATGGCCAAGTATGTAATTTCGCAGCTATGATTCAACTCCGGCGGCACAGACTCTCCTTCTCCGAACCAAATGCTCAGGCGCTACT
Coding sequences:
- the LOC112172229 gene encoding probable calcium-binding protein CML41 — translated: MKIKENGSKPYKWFFTAKSMFKLNLSFLGSKPKSHSPPLSSSLPTQSYNFVSRNEELAKVFGHFDTNKDGKISGDELQAYFMSIGEPMSTHEARSVIKELDNDGDNLLEFDDFVKLMRREDIDNNENDDLKNAFEMFEVDKGCGCITPKGLQNMFNRLGDAKSYDECVSMVGVFDLDGNGMESSISMNF